From Micromonospora auratinigra:
ACCCGCCCGGCCCGCTGACCCGCCCGGCCCGCTGACCCGCCCGGCCGCCGGCGCGCGGCCGCAACCGCCCCGATCCGCCCGCTCCGGCTGGGAGGATGAGTACGGCGGGCCGCCCGGGGAAGAGGTGTTCGGCATGGGTACGGAAGCGACGCACCAGCGGGTCGACGCGAGTCGGGCCGCGTTCGTGGTGCACAGCCTGCACGAACGGCACGAGACCCTGGCCACCGTCGAGTCGCTCACCGGCGGGCTGCTGGCCAGCGCGATCGTGGAGATCGCCGGGGTCAGCGGCATCTACCGGGGCGGGCTGATCGTCTACGCCACCGAGCTGAAGTCCCGGCTGGCCGACGTACCGGAGGACCTGCTCGCCGAGCGTGGGCCGGTCGATCCGGACGTGGCCGCGGCGCTCGCCGAGGGCGGGCGCCGGCGCTGCGGGGCCGACTGGGGGCTGGCCACCACCGGGGTGGCCGGGCCGGAGCCGCAGGACGGCAAGCCGGTCGGGCTGGTGTACGTCGCGGCCGCCGGCCCGGACGGCGCCCGGGTGCGCCGCCTCGACCTCGACGGCGGGCGGGACCAGATCCGGCACGGCGCGGTGGTCGAGGCGCTGCGTCTGCTCGGCGACCTGATCGAGGCCGCGCCCGGCGGGCCCGGTCCGGCCCGACGGGACGGCGTCGAGGACCCGGCCGCGGCCGGCCGCCGGTGAGCCGGGCCACGACACGCCCGGACGCGGGGTCGGCGGCGTCCGCCCGCACGATGGGAACTGCGCAATTTCAGGGGGTGGGGCGGGATGTCGGCGGAGCCGTCAACGGGTACGGTTGCGGGAAGGCTCCGACGCGCGGCGTCGGCGCCGGGAGCGGCAGACCGCGTCCGGCGCGACACGACGGGTCGGAGATGGTGGTCCCGTCAGGGGGAGGTGCGATGGTCCTGCTACGCCGGGTGATCGGTGACGCACTGCGGGCGCGCCGGCAGGGGCAGCACCGCACCCTCCGCGAGGTCTCCTCCGCCGCCAACGTGAGCCTCGGCTACCTGTCCGAGATCGAGCGTGGCCAGAAGGAGCCGTCCAGCGAGCTGCTCGCCGCGATCTGTGACGCGCTCGGTGCCCGCCTCTCCGAGCTGCTGCGCGAGGTCAGCGACACGGTCGCCCTGGCCGAGCAGATGCCGGGTGTGCTGGTGCCGGTGACCGACGAGCCGGTGGCCGCGGGCACCGTGCGCAAGGCCACCAACCGGGGCGTCCACCAGGTCTCCTCGGACGGCTCGGTGGCGGTCCAGGTCCGCCAGGACTCGCCGCTCAAGGCGACGCTGCGCAGCACCCGGGTCCGCCCCGCGGACCGGGACGTGGTCTGCGCCGCCTGACCTGCCGCGCGACGGCGTGGCCGGGGCTGGTGCCCGCCGCGTAGTGTTGATCAGGTCGCCGGGGTGCCGGGCTGGCGCCCGCCTGGGACGATGGAGGCACACCGCGCGACCCACCGGTCGACCCCGCCCGGCCCGGTCGAGGCGGCGCGACGCTACTGAGGGGACAACGCGGAGATGGCGAACCCGTTCGTCAAGGGCTGGAAGTACCTGATGGCAGCCTTCGGCGCCAAGATCGATGAGCATGCCGACCCGAAGGTGCAGATCCAGCAGGCCATCGAGGAGGCCCAGCGGCAGCACCAGGCGCTGGTCCAGCAGGCGGCGGCCGTGATCGGCAACCAGCGCCAGCTCGAGATGAAGCTGTCACGGCAGATGACCGAGGTCGAGCAGCTCCAGGCCAACGCCCGGCAGGCCCTGGTCCTGGCCGACCAGGCCCGGGCCCGGGGCGACGAGACCGAGGCCGGCCGCTACGAGCAGTCCGCCCAGCTGCTCGCCACCCAGCTGGTCTCCGGCGAGCAGGCCATGGAGGACCTGAAGACGCTGCACGACCAGGCGCTCGGCGCGGCCGCGCAGGCGCGCAAGGCGGTCGAGAACAACTCCATGATCCTCCAGCAGAAGCTGGCCGAGCGCAGCAAGCTGCTCAGCCAGCTCGAGCAGGCCAAGATGCAGGAGACGGTGGCCCGGTCGCTGGAGTCGATGTCCGCGCTGACCGCCCCGGGCACCACCCCGTCGCTCAACGAGGTGCGGGACCGGATCGAGCGCCGCTACGCCGACGCGATGGGCCGCGCCGAGCTGGCCGGCAACTCGGTCGAGGGCCGGATGCTGGAGATCCAGAAGGCCACCCTGGACTCGGCCGGATCGAGCAGACTGGAGCAGATCCGGTCGAGCATGGCCGGCGAGCAGCTCACCGGCGGGCAGCAGCGCCCGGCCGTCGGGGCGCCCGCCCCCGCCGCCGACCCGGCTGCCGCCGCCCGCCTCGACGAGCTGCGGGCCAGCATGAGCCGGGAGCGGGGCACCGGGGAGACCACCACCAGCTGACGCGGGGGAGTCGACGATGGCGGACGAACGGGCACGACACTTCCGCCGGCTGCGCCGGCTACGACGCTCCGCCCGACGGTGGAGCGTCCTGGCCGGCGGGCTCGGCGGGGCGGCGGCGGTGCTGACCCCGTACGCCGGGCTCGGGCTGCCCGACGCGGCCTGGGCCGGCGCCGCGGGCAGTGCCATCGCGCTGGCCGCCTGGCGCTGGGTGGACCTGCGGGCGCTGGCCGCCGTGCCCCCGCCGCCCGCCCTCGGGCCGGCCGAGGCCGCCGCCCGGTCCCGGGCCCGGCTGGTCGCCGCCGTGGAGCGGCTGCCCGTCGGCCCGGGCGTCCTCGCCGAGGTACGCCGGGTCCGCTCCCGCCTCGCGTTGCGCGGCACCACCGCGGCGCAGGCCTGGGCCCGCCTGGACCGGGCCGCGTTGACGCTGGCCGGGATGTCCGGCCGGCTCACCGGCCTGGCCGAGCCGGCGGTCCGGGAGGCGGCCGACGCCGACCGGTCCCTGCGTGACCTGGCCGCCCGGCTGGCCAGCGTGGAACGGGCCGGCCGGCTCGCCCCCGACGGGCCGCTCGACGAGGTGCACGCCGCCCTCGCCGCCCAGCTCGAGAACGGGGTGGCGGCGTACGAGCGGCTGGTCGTGGCGGCCGCCGGCTACCTCGCCGAGGACGCCCGCCCCAGCACCGAGCACCACGCGGCGGCCCGGCTCACCGAGGCCACCGACCTGTTGCACGGGGTGGCCGACGCGCTGGCCGAACTGCGCACCAGCCACCTGCCGCTGCGTACCCCCTGACCTCAGTCCGGCGTGCGGACCGGGACGGGCGTGCTCCACGGCGAGGCGCCCACCACGTTGTACGCCCGGATCCGGTAGTGGTAGGTCGTGCCCCGGGCCAGGCCGGTGTTGGTGAAGCCGCGCCCGGTGACGGTGAAGTTCTCCACCGCGCCGCTGAACGCCGGGTCGGTGGCCCGCTGCACCACGAACCCCGCGCCCGCCCCGGTCGGGGTGCCGGCCGACCAGTTCAGCGCCACCGTCGCGGTGTCCGGGGCGGGCGCGTCGGCGGAGGCGACCAGCCCGGTCGGCGGCACCGGCCGGGGCGGCGTGGTCACCGTCGCCACCGTCGACCACGGTGACGCCGCCCCCAGGTAGGTGGTGCGTACCCGGTAGTAGTAGGTGGTGTCCGGGGCGACCGCCGGGTCCACGTACGCGTCGCCGACGGCGATCGCGGTCGTCCCGGGGCCGCTGGTGAACGTCGGGTTGGTGGCCCGCTGCACGTCCACCCCGGTGGCGAACGAGCGGTTGGCCCAGCGCAGCGCGACCCGCAGCGGCGCGGCCGGCGGCACCGCCCCGGTCAGCTTCGCCGGGGAGTCGAGCCGCACCGCGGCCGGCACGCTGTTCGACCAGGCCGAGCAGCTCACCGCGTTCTCCGCCCGGATCCGGTAGTGGTACGTCACCCCCGGGGTCACCGTCGCGTCGGTGTAGCGGGTGGCGGTGGCGGCCACGGTGAGTTCGGTCAGCCCGGTGGTGAAGCCCGCGTCGGTGGCCCGTTGCAGCAGGTGGCTGGTGGCCGGCGGGCGGCCGCCGTTGCCGGTCCAGGCCAGCGCCACGGCGGGCAGCACGGTGGCCGACCCGGGCGCCGGCACGGCGGTCAGCCCGGTCGGCGCGACGGGGGCCACCCGCAGCACCAGGGGTCGGCTCATGCCCTGGTCCCGCAGTCCGGCCGCACCGGTCTGCCAGCGGTACTCCCAGCCGAGGTTGACCAGCTGGTTGACCACCGTCGCCGGTCGGCCGTCGACCGGGCTGACCGGGCTGCCGTCGAGCCGTGTGCCGGCCGGTCGGGCCGGGTCGAGCAGGCGTACGCTGTCGCCGATCTTGAACGGCAGCGGTGGCGGGACCGGACGCAGCGCCACGATCACGTCCTCCCGGGGGTTGACCCGGACGGTCTCCTTCCAGCCCAGCTCCCCGCCGTCGGGCGGGCGGATCGCGCCGTCCCAGCCGACCCGGTTGACCAGTTGCACGTCGCAGCCCACCACGTGCACCGGGTGGGTGCGCGCGGCGTCCCCGACGATCCGCCAGAGCTGGGTGCCGTCCGTCGGCCCACCGACCGGGGTCGCCGGATCGCTCGCGTGCAGCACCTCGGTGGCCGGGTCGGCCGGGCCGAGCGGCAGGGTCGCCGGGGAGACCGGCCCGGCGAGCGGGTGGCCGACCCCGAGCCGCCCCACGGCGCGGCCGTGCCGCCGCTCGAAGACCTCGCCGACGGACTTGACCAGCACCGGCAGCGTCACCGGCGCGACCGCGCCGGACGGGGTGAAGCCGAGCGAGGTGGCCCGCGCCGGGACCAGCGTCTCGCGTGGCGTGCGGGTGCCGAACGCCGCGTCGTACGCGGGCTGCGGCACGATCGGCGGCGGCTGGCTGCGCGCGTACGCGCCGGGCAGCCGGGCGGTCAGCCGGGCCAGGTCGTACGGCGGCTCCGGGTCGCCGGCCACCCGGAACTGGAGCAGGGTGCGGGTGTTCGGCCCGTACCCGGGGTGCGCGGGGGGCAGGCCGCCGACCGCGGTCCGGTCCGGGGCGTCGGTGTGGTGGTCGTGGCGCGGGTCGAACCGGGGCAGCGGGGCCGGGCAGTCGTTGTAGAGGATCAGGGTGCTGCCCGGGGGCACCAGGGAGAAGTCGACCAGCACGTCGGCGCGCTCGCCGGGGGCGAGCAGCAGGGTGTGCCCGTCGACGTTGAGCACCGTCGGGTCCTGCCGGTCGTAGCGGAAGCCGACCGGCCGGTTGGGCAGCACCACGGGGGCGGGCAGCAGGCCGCACTCGTTGCCGATCCGGATCAGGTCGGGGCCGGCGGCGGCCGGGTCGGGCACCCCGCCGTCGCGGCCGTCGGTGGGCCAGTACGTCGGCCGGCCGGGGGCGCGGACCGCCTCGACCATCGGCACCTCGCCCGCCGCCGGCTCCCCGGCCCCGCCCTCTGCGGTCCACATCGGGTCGTCCGAGCGGGCCCGGTAGAGCTGGAGGTTGAGGCTGCGGTCGGCGCAGGCGTTGAGGATCCGGAACCGGTACGTCCGGGGCTGCACCTCCAGGTACGGGTAGGCCACCCCGTTGACCAGCGGGGTGTCCCCGTACGCCTCGGGCACCGCCGACGGGTGCGGCATGCCGGGGGCCAGCGGCGGCTCGTCCGGCTCGGCGACCGGATCGTGGTGCGGGTTCGGCACCGGGGCCACCCAGGGGCTGCCGCCGCTGTCCGGGTCGTGTGTCCACGGGCCGTAGTCCCAGCGGCCGGTGGGGTTGACGCCGCTGTTCCGGTACGGGTTCTGCCGGGGCTGGTAGACGTGCGGGTGCCAGAGGCTGCCCTTGGCGCCCCAGCGGTCCCGGTCCCAGGTCGGGTCCTGGGCGGCGAGCTGCGCGTCGTCGGGTACGAAGGTCCTGTCCTGGACCACCAGCGGGAGCTGGTCGGCGGGGAGCACGCCCTCGGCGACCAGCTCCTCCTCGGCCGGGTCGGTGAGCAGGTAGAGCGCCGACTGTCCGGAGTAGACGGTGAGCCGGGACAGGCCGAGGGTGTTGTCGTGCAGCCACATCAGCCGCCCGCTCTGCTCGTTCGGGAAGTAGAGCGTGGTGGCCCCGGCGCCGGGCGGCGGCATGTCGGGCACCGGCACGACCCCCACCCCGACCGGGTACGGGGTGATCTCGCCGGCCGGGGTGACCCACTGCCACGGGTTGCCGGCGCTGGTCCAGCCGGTCTGCGCCCCGGCCAGGTGCGGCACCGCCCGGTTCTGCGGGTACGGGGCCGGGCCGTCGAGCGGGCCGGGGCCGGCCCCGTCGAGGGTCTCGTCGACGGGGAGGAAGAGTTCGCCGGCCCGGCCGGTGGGGAGCTGGTTGATGAACTTGATCCGGACCGGCCGGCCGCGCCGGGCGAGGATCAGCGGGCCCAGGTGCCAGGGCCGGTCCGGCGGTACGACCGTGTTGTGCCCGGCCGGGTCGGTGCCCAGGTTGAGCTGGCGGTAGCCGCGCAGCCGGGTGGCCGGCAGGTCGCGGTGCAGCCGCTGGGTGTACTCCTGCAGGCCGATCTCGTAGTAGTCGCACCCCGGCCAGGTGATGGTGTCGGGCACCGCCACCGGCAGCCGGGCGTCCAGCACCGGGGTGCCGTGCGCGCCGGGCAGCGGCAGCGCGTCGACGAACTTGCGGATGCCGGTGCCGGGCCGGGGCCGGCCGTCGCGCTCCGGCACCGGTAGCGGGGAGCCGGCGTGGTTGGGCACCGGGCCGAAGCAGCGGGGCGCGGCGGCCGGGTCCAGGCTGGCCGGCCCGGCCGGGACGTCCTCCTGGACGGTGCGGGCGGCCGGGACGGTCGGCGCGTGGTCCTCGGCCGTCCGGGCGGCGCGGTCCGCCCAACCCGGTCGCAGTCTGCGGAACAGGGCCATCGCTCTCCCCGGGATCTCCGGCGCGCCGGGCCGCCACGGCGGCGGGGCGGGCGGGCGCGCTGCTGACGATCGGTGAGCACTCCACCGCAGCATGCGACGCCGATGGCGGGGGAGGGAAGTACCCAATCGTCCCTATCTCGGGGGGATCTTGCCGGTTCGTGGAACTTCCACGCCTGGTCAGCGGCGGTCCGGCTGGCAGGCCGGGCACCAGTAGGTGACCCGTTCGCCCAACTCCTCCTTGCGGATGGCGGTGCCGCACCGCCGGCACGGTTGGGCCCGCCGCCCGTACACGTAGCTGGTCTGCCCCCGGTGCAGCGAGCCGGTGGTGCTCTGCGTCCAGCGTCCCCGGTTGGCGGCCAGCAGCCGCTGCGCCAGGGCGACCGTGCCGGGCAGGTCCGGCACCGCCCGTACCGGCGTCCACGGCGAGACCCCGCGCAGGAAGAGCAGCTCGCACTTGTAGAGGTTGCCCACCCCGGCCAGGTTGCGCTGGTCGAGCAGCGCCTCGCCGATGGTCTCGTCCGGGTGCGCGGCCAGCCGGCGGACCGCCTCGTCCGGGTCCCAGTCGTCGCCGAGCAGGTCCGGTCCGAGGTGACCCACCAGCGTGTCCTCCCCGGCGGTCGGGACCAGGGCCAGCTCGTGCAGGTGGTAGCCGACCGCGACCGCGCCGGGCGAGCGGAGCACCACCCGGATCAGGTGCGCCGGCCGCGCCGCCCACCGCTCACCCGGGGCGTACGCCCGCCAGGCGCCGTCCATCCGCAGGTGCGAGTGCAGCGTCCAGTCCCGCCCGGCCGGGTCGCCGCCGGTGTCCGCCGGCCGGGTTCCGCCTCCGGTGGTTGGGCCGCCTCCGGTGGTTGGGCCGCCTCCGGTGGTTGGGCCGCCTCCGGCGGGTGGGCTGCCTCCGGCGGGTGATCCGGCGCCCGGCGGGGCGGTGAGGCGCAGCAGCAGGTGCTTGCCCCGGCTGGCCGACTCGCGCACGGTCCAGCCGGTCAGGTCGGTCCCGGCGAGCTGCGGCACCCGGAAGTCGGAGCCGGTGAGCCGCGCGCCGGCCAGCGCGCGTTGCAGGACGCGAGCGGTGTTCCAGACGGTGTCGCCTTCGGGCACCTCCCCATCCTCTCTCACCCCGGGCGAGGTGGATTCACGTGTATCGCTATTTGTAGGGAGGTTCCGCTTGATCTCCCACCAACTGCACTATCAGGGAGTTCTAGGGAGAATGCCAATGATCCGTGCCCGAAGTCGTACCCTCGTCGCCCTGACCGCCCTGCTCACCGTGTCCGCCGCCCTCACCGCGACCCCCGCCCACGCCGCGACCACCGCCGAATCCTGGGCTGTCGGCCTCACCGTCGCCGGCGGCGACGACGTCAACGTCCGCTGGTCCGCCGGCCTGCTCAGACTGGCCGACGCCCGCCCCGGGGCGCGGACCCGGCCCGCCGCGACCGCCGCCCCGGTCGCCGAGGGCGCGCTGGTCGCCGCGCCCCGCACGCTGTCCCGACCGGCGACCCGGGTACGCGTCGCGCTCACCGCCCGCACCGTCGACGGCGGGACCGTCCGCGCCCAGGTACGCGGCTGGCGGGCCGGCGCCTGGACCGAGTGGCGCGACGCGGCGACGGTCGTGTTCGGCCGCCCGGTCACCCGGGTGCAGGCGCGGGTGCTGCTGGCCGCCGCCCGCCCCGGCTCGGTGACCACGGTCAGCGGGCTGCGGCTCACCGCCGAGCGGGTCGCGGCGGACGTCGCCCAGCCGACCGCCGTCGGGACCCCGCCGACCTACCGGGTCTTCGCCACCCGGGAGGGCAACGTCGGCAGCCTCACCGCCAACGGGCACACCATCGTGGCCCGTGACCACTTCGTCGCGCTGCCCTCGCGGCGCGCGCTCTCCCCGCTGAACACCGGCGACTACACCGCCAAGGTCTGCACCGCCAGCGGCAGCCGCTGCGAGTACGCCCCGGTCTGGGACGTCGGCCCGTGGAACACCCGCGACGACTACTGGAACCCCAGCTCGGTGCGGGAGAACTGGAAGGACCTGCCGCAGGGCCGCCCGGAGGCGCAGGCCGCCTACCAGTACGGCTACCACGGCGGACGGGACCAGTTCGGCCGGACCGTGCTCAACCCGGCCGGCATCGACCTGGCCGACGGGACCTTCTGGGACGGGCTGCTGCTCACCGACAACGCCTGGGTGGACGTGACGTACCTGTGGACCGGCGGCGGCCTCGCCGGCCGGGTCGGTTCCGGCCCGCTCAACATCCGCACCGGACCCTCCACCGGGTACGCAGTCCGGGGACTGGCCGCCACCTACGCCAACGTGCCCATCCAGTGCTACGTGCTCGGGCAGACCGTCAGCGGCCCGTACGGCACCACCAGCCGCTGGGACCGGCTGGTCGCCGGGCAGTACGTCAGCCACGCGTACATCTCCGCCGTCTACGGTGGCACCGTCCCGCTCTGCTGACCGTCCCGCCCCAACCGCCGTCGCCGGCCGGTCGCCTCGGCGTTCCCCGGCCGCCCGCGGGGTTCGGCCGGCCGGTCGGCGCGGCCTTCCTCGCCCTTCGGGCAGGGCCCGCCGGCTCGGCCTAACGCCCCCTTGGGGCGGGGCCCGCCGGCTCGGCATCTCGCAGCCTTCGGGCCGGGGCCCGCCGGTCGCTCCGGCTCGCTGCCGGTCGGTCAGCCGGCGTCGAGCCCGGTGACCGTGACCAGGTCGCCGGGGGCGACGCCGAGCAGGTCGGCGGCCCGGCCGCCGTTGACCGCCACCGCGACCAGCCCGGCGGAGTCGACGAGGAGCACCAGCCGGCCGGTGGGGGCGTCGCCGAAGGTCCGTCCCCGCACCGCCGGCCGTCCCGCCACCAGTGGCCGGTCGGGCACCTCGTCGAGCAGCGCCGGCGCGGCCGCGAGCTGCACGTTGCCGAAGTGGTCCACGGTGAGCACCTCGGCGGTGAACCCGCCGGCCTCCCGGCGCAGCACCGGCGGCGGGAGCCGGACCAGCGCCGCCGGGTCCACCGCCGGACCGGCGTCGGCGGCCGGCTCGCCCCCGGCCAGCCGGGCGGCGACCGGGGCGAAGACGTCCCGGCCGTGGAACGTGCGGGACACCTGCGGCGCCAGCCAGGACGGCTCGGTCAGTTCCACCGCCGCCCCGATCCCGCCGAGCGCCGCCGCGGCCGCCAGCAGCAGCCCGTTGTCCGGCCCGACCAGCAGTCCGCCCGGGGTGACCAGGGCGATCCCGCGCCGGGCCGTCCCCACCCCCGGGTCGACCACGCCGACGTGCACCGCGTACGGCAGGTGCGGCACCGTCTGCGCCAGCACCGCCGCGCCCCGTCGGACGTCGCCGGGCGGCACCAGGTGGGTCACGTCGATCACCCGTGCCGTGGGCCGGAGCCGGGCGATCGTGCCGTGCACGGCGGCCACGAAACCGTCGCTCACGCCGTAGTCGGTGGTCAGTGAGATCCAGTCGGTCCGGGCCATGCCGCGAGGGTATGCCGTGTCGCCCTAGGTGCCACTCGGCAGATCCACCCACCCCGATCGGGCGAGGACGTCGGCGGCGATCTCAGCGGGGGTGCGATCGTTCGTGATCGTGAAGTCCGCAACGGCGTCCTCGCGCGGAGCGGACCGGGACCGGGCCAGCGCCCGCAGGTGCCGGTCGAGCTTCGGTCCGGTGTCCCGCCGGCACAGCCGGGCGCGAACGGTGTCGACATCAGCGATCAGCCTGACCACGCTGAGGTCACAGCCCGCCAGACTCTCCGCATACCGTTGCCGCTGAGCCATGCTGTCGATGGCGGCCGCGACGACGACGAACCGCGCCCCGGCGGCCTTGAAGTTCGCCCATACCGAGGCAAGGTTGGCGCACTTCAGGTCGTCATACCCCCGTCGGCCGGCAGGGCCCGGGAACGGGGGAGGCCCGAACTGAGCCAGTAGGTCGGTGTCGACGACGGCGGTGACGTGGCCGGCTGCGGTCAGCACCTGACCGGCCGCGTCCGCCACCGTCGACTTCCCCACCCCGGCGTCGCCGGTGAGCAGCAGGGCTCGACACTCGGAGCGCTGAACGGCTCCCGCGCCCGGTACGGGACCGGCTGACGCCGCCGCGGCCGGCTCCAACGGGAACCAGTAACTGACCGTGGGACCCTGGGCGGCCAGCCCGCCGCCCAACGACTCGTACAGCGCCCGCGCGGGGCCGTTGGCCTCGCCCGTCGTCAAGAACATCCTGCTGGCACCGGCCTGCGCGCCGGCCGACATGAATGCGCGGAGCAGGGCCCCACCGATGCCCCGACGGCGGTGCTCCTGCGCCACTTCCAGGCGATGCAGGTAGAGCATCGAAGCGTTGTCCGGTCGGATCAAGTGGTAGCCCCAGCACCATCCGAGAACCTCGTCACGCTCGGCGGCCACGAAGGCCAACGCGGACGGACTTCCCAGGAACGCGCGGCCACCGCCCGACACTGCCCCGAACCTGTCCAAGGCGCGATCGAAGAGCCGAACGTCGCCTGCTGCCACACGACTGATCACATGCCATTCTGACCCTCGACCGGTGGCACCTGCCGTCTGGTCTCGGCGGGGTGTGGTGACGCTGGTCGGTAGCGGCCGACGATGAGCACCTGGGAGCCTCATCCTGCGTCACGGCAGTGTCCCGACGGCTGGTGGGTGGACCGAACGCCACGGACCGCCATCCGTGATCGCCCGACCGGCCGGTGCCGGTACGCCCCGGGATTCGGCACACTGCCGGAGTGACGAAACGCCTTCGCATGCTGTCCGCCGCCGCCGCCGTCGTGATCGCACTCGGGTTGGCCGGTTGCGGCAAGGACTCCGCCGACCAGGACGGCGCCACCTGGGCCGACGGCCGCCCCAAGGCCCCGGCCAGCCGCGCCGCCGCCGCAGCGCAGGCCGCCCCGGAAGCCCCCGCCGGACAGCAGGGGAAGACCGAGCAGCGCCCGCCCGCGAACAAGGCCAACCCGCCGTGGGTACGGCCGAGCCGGCCCACCGGTACGCCGTCCGCCCGCAAGGTCGTGGACGCGTTCAAGGCCGCCGGCCTGAAGGTGACCAACGTGCGGGACCGCTCCGCCGACTGTGGACCGGACGGCCTGGGCGTCGGCTGCGCCGAGCTGATCACCACCACCGCCGTCAGCGTGTACGTCTTCGCCGACCCGGCCGGCGCGGGTGACCAGGCCGACCAGTGGAGCACGGAGGCGTACCGCAACGGCGCGGTCGTGCTCAACTTCGTCGGCACCGGCACCTCCGTCGCCGAGCGCAAGCGCTACGACGAGGTGCTCGACAAGCTCTCCTGAGCCGGTCGGGTGTCCTGTGGCGCGTGCGTGTCCTGTGGCGCGTGCGTGTCCTGGTTCGTGGGGACGACCCGGGTCGGGGATGCGTCCTGGACCGGGGGCGCGTGCCGGGTCGGGGACTCGTCCTGCGTCGGTGACAGCCGGCGCTCCAGTCGCAGTTCGTCGTGGAGCGGGATGTCGTCCTCCCCGACCCAGGGGATGGACGGCTTCACCGCACGGGCCCGGTCCACGGCACCGGCGTCCACCCCCACCAGGCGCAGCCCACGACGCTGGTAGAACCGGAGCGCCGAGAGGTTGTCGTTGGTGGTGACCAGCCACAGCCGGGCCGCCCCGGCGGCGCGCGCCACCGCCTCGGCGGCGGCCAGCAGGGCGGTGCCGGCACCCGACCCGGGACGGGTGGCCGCCAGGCTCACCACCTCCAAGCCGTCCCCGTCGAGCCGGTGCACCAGTGCCCCGGCCAGCTCGCCCGCATCGTCCACCGCCACCAGCGTGGGCAGTTCGCGCAGGTCGTACCGGGTGTCGTGGACCACCACGTACGGGCCGCCCCACTCGCGGTGGTGCAGCGTCGCCACGTCCGCCCGGTCGTCGGGCCGGGCGGCCCGTACCTCGATCGACGTCATCGCCCTGCCTTCTCCACCGATGCGGTCGTCGTGCGCCCCGCGCGGTCCGGGCGCGCGGTTGTCGGGCACCCTCCGCCGTCCTGCGGGACCACCGTAATCCCGGCGGCCCGGTCCGCGCTCGGGCGACCCGCCGCGCCGGAGCACGCCGCGGCCGCGCCAGGGCGCGCGGGGTCGTCCCGGTGCGACGGGGCGGGGCAGCGCCCGGCTGGCTACGGGGCGGGGGTGGACGGACGCGGGCGTCAGCTGCGCAGGCGCAGGCCGCGAGGGGTGGGGCGGAAGCCGGCGGCGGTGAGCGCGTCGCGCAGCGGTGAGGAGTGCACGGCCTCGCCGTCGGCGCGTTCCACCGAGATCGCGCCGAGCGCCCCGGAGTGCACGGCGTCGGCGAGCGCCTTGCCGGCCGCCGTGAGGGCGTCCGGCTCGTCGGTGAAGGAGAGGATGGTCCGGCCGCCCCGCTCGACGTAGAGCGCCAGGTCGCCGCCGACCAGGACGACCAGGGCGCCGGCCTTGCGCCCGGCCCGGTGCCCGGTGGCCGGGGCGCTGCCGTCGCCGGAGTCGACGACCCGGTCCGGCCAGGGCAGCGCCGCGCCGTACGGGTTGGCCGGATCGGTGGCGGCGAGCACCACGGCCGGGCCGCCCCGGTCCCGCCCACCGTCGGCGGGGTCGGCCAGGGCACGCAACCGGTCCACCGCGCCGGGCACGGCGAACTGGGCCGCGCCCAGCCCTTCGACGAAGTAGCCGCGGCGGGCCGCCCCGCGTTCCTCCAGTGCGGACAGCACCGGGTAGACACCGGCG
This genomic window contains:
- a CDS encoding CinA family protein produces the protein MGTEATHQRVDASRAAFVVHSLHERHETLATVESLTGGLLASAIVEIAGVSGIYRGGLIVYATELKSRLADVPEDLLAERGPVDPDVAAALAEGGRRRCGADWGLATTGVAGPEPQDGKPVGLVYVAAAGPDGARVRRLDLDGGRDQIRHGAVVEALRLLGDLIEAAPGGPGPARRDGVEDPAAAGRR
- a CDS encoding helix-turn-helix domain-containing protein; the protein is MVLLRRVIGDALRARRQGQHRTLREVSSAANVSLGYLSEIERGQKEPSSELLAAICDALGARLSELLREVSDTVALAEQMPGVLVPVTDEPVAAGTVRKATNRGVHQVSSDGSVAVQVRQDSPLKATLRSTRVRPADRDVVCAA
- a CDS encoding PspA/IM30 family protein; its protein translation is MANPFVKGWKYLMAAFGAKIDEHADPKVQIQQAIEEAQRQHQALVQQAAAVIGNQRQLEMKLSRQMTEVEQLQANARQALVLADQARARGDETEAGRYEQSAQLLATQLVSGEQAMEDLKTLHDQALGAAAQARKAVENNSMILQQKLAERSKLLSQLEQAKMQETVARSLESMSALTAPGTTPSLNEVRDRIERRYADAMGRAELAGNSVEGRMLEIQKATLDSAGSSRLEQIRSSMAGEQLTGGQQRPAVGAPAPAADPAAAARLDELRASMSRERGTGETTTS
- the pspM gene encoding phage shock envelope stress response protein PspM, with protein sequence MADERARHFRRLRRLRRSARRWSVLAGGLGGAAAVLTPYAGLGLPDAAWAGAAGSAIALAAWRWVDLRALAAVPPPPALGPAEAAARSRARLVAAVERLPVGPGVLAEVRRVRSRLALRGTTAAQAWARLDRAALTLAGMSGRLTGLAEPAVREAADADRSLRDLAARLASVERAGRLAPDGPLDEVHAALAAQLENGVAAYERLVVAAAGYLAEDARPSTEHHAAARLTEATDLLHGVADALAELRTSHLPLRTP
- a CDS encoding fibronectin type III domain-containing protein; the encoded protein is MALFRRLRPGWADRAARTAEDHAPTVPAARTVQEDVPAGPASLDPAAAPRCFGPVPNHAGSPLPVPERDGRPRPGTGIRKFVDALPLPGAHGTPVLDARLPVAVPDTITWPGCDYYEIGLQEYTQRLHRDLPATRLRGYRQLNLGTDPAGHNTVVPPDRPWHLGPLILARRGRPVRIKFINQLPTGRAGELFLPVDETLDGAGPGPLDGPAPYPQNRAVPHLAGAQTGWTSAGNPWQWVTPAGEITPYPVGVGVVPVPDMPPPGAGATTLYFPNEQSGRLMWLHDNTLGLSRLTVYSGQSALYLLTDPAEEELVAEGVLPADQLPLVVQDRTFVPDDAQLAAQDPTWDRDRWGAKGSLWHPHVYQPRQNPYRNSGVNPTGRWDYGPWTHDPDSGGSPWVAPVPNPHHDPVAEPDEPPLAPGMPHPSAVPEAYGDTPLVNGVAYPYLEVQPRTYRFRILNACADRSLNLQLYRARSDDPMWTAEGGAGEPAAGEVPMVEAVRAPGRPTYWPTDGRDGGVPDPAAAGPDLIRIGNECGLLPAPVVLPNRPVGFRYDRQDPTVLNVDGHTLLLAPGERADVLVDFSLVPPGSTLILYNDCPAPLPRFDPRHDHHTDAPDRTAVGGLPPAHPGYGPNTRTLLQFRVAGDPEPPYDLARLTARLPGAYARSQPPPIVPQPAYDAAFGTRTPRETLVPARATSLGFTPSGAVAPVTLPVLVKSVGEVFERRHGRAVGRLGVGHPLAGPVSPATLPLGPADPATEVLHASDPATPVGGPTDGTQLWRIVGDAARTHPVHVVGCDVQLVNRVGWDGAIRPPDGGELGWKETVRVNPREDVIVALRPVPPPLPFKIGDSVRLLDPARPAGTRLDGSPVSPVDGRPATVVNQLVNLGWEYRWQTGAAGLRDQGMSRPLVLRVAPVAPTGLTAVPAPGSATVLPAVALAWTGNGGRPPATSHLLQRATDAGFTTGLTELTVAATATRYTDATVTPGVTYHYRIRAENAVSCSAWSNSVPAAVRLDSPAKLTGAVPPAAPLRVALRWANRSFATGVDVQRATNPTFTSGPGTTAIAVGDAYVDPAVAPDTTYYYRVRTTYLGAASPWSTVATVTTPPRPVPPTGLVASADAPAPDTATVALNWSAGTPTGAGAGFVVQRATDPAFSGAVENFTVTGRGFTNTGLARGTTYHYRIRAYNVVGASPWSTPVPVRTPD